A genomic window from Prosthecobacter sp. SYSU 5D2 includes:
- a CDS encoding sigma-70 family RNA polymerase sigma factor yields the protein MSPAETEQHQRFLRALTAHEPAVRAYVRRLVPSRADADDVMQEVAIVLWDKFGEFREGAEFRPWAFSIARFKVLSWLRDKGRDRLVLSEEVVDLMAEENALDETRLERQRRALEACTQKLEPDQRQLLMQAYQPQASIQNIATTSGRTVAGFYQWLHRIRRLLQDCVQRELAKEEPS from the coding sequence ATGTCCCCTGCCGAAACCGAACAGCACCAGCGCTTCCTGCGCGCCCTGACCGCCCATGAGCCCGCGGTCCGCGCCTATGTGCGCCGCCTGGTCCCGAGCCGCGCCGATGCCGACGATGTGATGCAAGAGGTCGCCATCGTCCTATGGGACAAATTTGGGGAATTTCGCGAAGGGGCCGAATTCCGCCCCTGGGCCTTCAGCATCGCCCGGTTCAAAGTCCTCTCCTGGCTGCGCGACAAAGGCCGCGACCGCCTGGTGCTGAGCGAGGAGGTCGTGGACCTCATGGCCGAAGAAAACGCCCTGGACGAAACTCGCCTGGAGCGCCAGCGCCGCGCCCTGGAAGCCTGCACCCAGAAGCTGGAGCCGGACCAGCGCCAGCTCCTCATGCAGGCCTATCAACCGCAGGCCAGCATCCAAAACATCGCCACCACCAGCGGCCGCACCGTCGCCGGTTTTTATCAATGGCTGCACCGCATCCGGCGTCTGCTTCAGGACTGCGTGCAGCGCGAGCTGGCCAAGGAGGAACCGTCATGA
- a CDS encoding LamG-like jellyroll fold domain-containing protein, producing the protein MNLDELANRYLDGQASAEEVLQLDHLLRTQAASRRHFADLANLDSALAEQAAGWEPQPLSKPAPAKPLRTAPSRLCLAAAATIAVLITSAWWWQSSTHIYATVARGIGLTEFPQGMEIYRKHYSIQSGTVEFITARGARVVIEAPASFQFASAQLLHLKQGRLAADVPPAAKGFTVITPTGKAVDLGTKFGVDVPADGQAEIHVFQGEVIAQSDKGGKRQSLRDGEAYSLQSGAGAAREIRSAAFIQPDEMQALQAALTSGQRARSDAAIAALRQDESLIALLDFEEETLPSGTFRMTQGRWPGSRAPEFVHVGDHMKLTAGGNGRSWPQLTLAAWVRLDRLGQPYQSLYHTDGWDEDKPGQVHWMINRDSTMRLALKHNTLAPGAVEKQGFPDSLTPVLPEQGRWVHLAVVYDAPAATVRFYLNGRFDKETRQATAHPALLGPAQIGNWNSKDRKLSGRVDELILLGRAMTDDEIRALFDAGNPYH; encoded by the coding sequence ATGAATCTGGACGAACTGGCCAACCGCTATCTCGACGGACAGGCGAGTGCTGAAGAAGTGCTGCAGCTCGACCACCTCCTGCGCACCCAGGCCGCTTCCCGCCGCCACTTTGCCGACCTCGCCAATCTTGATTCAGCCCTCGCCGAACAGGCCGCCGGTTGGGAACCGCAACCGTTATCCAAACCCGCTCCCGCCAAACCGCTGCGCACCGCCCCATCCCGCCTCTGTCTGGCCGCCGCAGCCACCATCGCCGTTCTCATCACCAGCGCGTGGTGGTGGCAGAGCAGCACCCATATCTATGCCACCGTCGCGCGCGGCATCGGCCTCACCGAGTTTCCACAGGGCATGGAAATCTATCGAAAACATTATTCCATCCAGTCAGGCACCGTTGAGTTCATCACCGCACGCGGAGCAAGGGTAGTCATTGAGGCACCCGCTTCTTTCCAGTTCGCCTCCGCCCAGCTTCTGCATTTGAAACAGGGCCGTCTGGCTGCGGATGTGCCGCCTGCGGCCAAAGGCTTCACCGTCATCACCCCCACCGGCAAGGCCGTGGACCTGGGCACCAAATTTGGCGTGGATGTCCCCGCCGACGGCCAGGCTGAAATCCACGTCTTTCAGGGCGAAGTCATCGCCCAGTCCGACAAGGGTGGCAAACGCCAGAGCCTGCGTGATGGCGAGGCTTACTCCCTTCAATCCGGTGCCGGTGCCGCACGCGAGATCCGCTCCGCTGCCTTCATTCAGCCGGATGAAATGCAGGCCCTCCAGGCTGCCCTCACTTCTGGTCAGCGAGCCCGTTCAGATGCCGCCATCGCCGCGCTGCGTCAGGATGAATCCCTCATCGCCCTGCTGGACTTTGAAGAGGAAACGCTACCCTCCGGCACCTTCCGCATGACGCAGGGCCGCTGGCCCGGCTCTCGCGCACCGGAGTTCGTCCATGTGGGCGACCACATGAAGCTCACGGCCGGTGGCAATGGCCGCTCCTGGCCGCAACTCACCCTCGCTGCCTGGGTGCGCCTGGACCGCCTCGGCCAGCCTTACCAGTCGCTTTATCACACAGACGGCTGGGATGAGGACAAACCCGGCCAGGTCCACTGGATGATCAACCGCGACAGCACCATGCGCCTGGCCTTGAAGCACAACACCCTCGCCCCGGGTGCCGTGGAAAAGCAAGGCTTCCCGGATTCCCTCACGCCCGTCCTACCAGAGCAGGGACGCTGGGTACATCTCGCCGTCGTTTATGATGCCCCGGCTGCCACCGTGCGCTTTTATCTCAATGGCCGCTTTGACAAAGAAACCCGCCAGGCCACCGCCCACCCTGCCCTGCTCGGCCCCGCCCAGATCGGCAACTGGAACTCCAAAGACCGCAAGCTCAGCGGTCGTGTTGACGAACTCATCCTGTTAGGCCGCGCCATGACCGACGATGAAATCCGCGCCCTGTTTGATGCAGGCAATCCTTACCATTGA
- a CDS encoding class I SAM-dependent methyltransferase produces MPTDLRDWYDTPLYYDIIFDADTPREATFLETVWTIFGEKSRTRRVLEPACGSGRLVIEMARRGWKVDGFDGNEHMLAFARERLKKEGLKARLWPDWMQSFQVTKNGHYDLAHCLVSTFKYLQTEADALACMQRVATALKPGGLFVLGLHLSDYAAEKEEHERWKARRDDIEVVCNTHTWPPDRKTRLEALRTRLKISHAGRTHLQETRWHFRTYNARQLKALLRKVPELELMICYDFTYDLDTPRQLDDSYPDIVLVLKRQVQ; encoded by the coding sequence ATGCCCACCGACCTCCGCGACTGGTATGACACCCCGCTTTATTACGACATCATCTTTGATGCCGACACCCCGCGCGAGGCCACCTTCCTGGAAACCGTGTGGACGATCTTTGGCGAGAAAAGCCGCACCCGCCGTGTCCTGGAGCCCGCCTGCGGCAGCGGCCGACTTGTTATCGAAATGGCCCGCCGTGGCTGGAAGGTGGACGGCTTTGATGGCAATGAACACATGCTCGCCTTTGCCCGGGAACGTCTGAAAAAAGAAGGTCTCAAAGCCCGCCTGTGGCCCGACTGGATGCAGAGTTTCCAGGTCACCAAAAACGGCCATTACGACCTCGCCCACTGCCTGGTCAGCACGTTTAAATACCTCCAAACCGAAGCTGATGCCCTCGCCTGCATGCAACGCGTGGCCACCGCCCTGAAACCCGGCGGCCTGTTTGTACTCGGCCTTCACCTGAGCGACTACGCCGCCGAAAAAGAAGAGCACGAACGCTGGAAGGCCCGGCGCGATGACATCGAAGTGGTCTGCAACACCCACACTTGGCCGCCCGACCGCAAGACCCGCCTGGAGGCCCTGCGCACACGGCTAAAGATCAGCCATGCCGGCCGCACCCACCTCCAGGAAACCCGCTGGCACTTCCGTACCTACAATGCCCGCCAGCTAAAGGCCCTCCTGCGCAAAGTGCCAGAACTGGAACTGATGATCTGCTACGACTTCACCTACGACCTCGACACTCCCCGCCAGCTCGATGACAGCTACCCGGATATCGTGCTAGTGCTGAAACGGCAGGTACAATGA